One window of Xanthomonas sp. 10-10 genomic DNA carries:
- a CDS encoding cytochrome c oxidase assembly factor Coa1 family protein: MSLPPPIPAASPQRPRAVDVWSRHWKWVVPGIGVALFVLLALVIGALIYAIAAVVKSSDVYRDALRIAKADTQVVQTLGTPITEALLPDGSISYVGDMGEAHFSVGLHGPRGNGSVQVDATRRHGRWTYQTLTFAGTHGGQIDMLPATASPPQPCLP, encoded by the coding sequence ATGTCGCTGCCGCCACCCATCCCCGCTGCATCGCCGCAGCGCCCGCGCGCTGTCGATGTCTGGAGCCGGCATTGGAAGTGGGTCGTGCCCGGTATCGGCGTGGCGTTGTTCGTGCTGCTGGCATTGGTGATCGGCGCGCTGATCTACGCGATTGCCGCAGTGGTGAAATCCAGCGATGTGTACCGCGACGCGCTGCGCATCGCCAAGGCCGATACGCAGGTCGTGCAGACCCTGGGCACGCCCATCACCGAAGCGCTCCTACCCGATGGCAGCATCAGTTACGTCGGCGACATGGGCGAGGCGCATTTCAGCGTGGGCCTGCATGGGCCGCGCGGGAACGGCAGCGTGCAGGTGGATGCCACACGCCGGCATGGCCGTTGGACCTACCAGACACTGACCTTCGCCGGCACCCATGGCGGCCAGATCGATATGCTGCCGGCCACAGCATCGCCACCGCAGCCCTGCCTGCCATGA